One window of the Trifolium pratense cultivar HEN17-A07 linkage group LG2, ARS_RC_1.1, whole genome shotgun sequence genome contains the following:
- the LOC123906210 gene encoding cell division cycle 20.1, cofactor of APC complex-like: protein MDSGSLSSPAVKIESRYPLRRKTSRENLDRFIPNRSAMDFDFAHYMLTEGAKGKENPVVCSPSRQAYRKLLAEALNMNRTRILAFKNKPPTPVDLIPHEITLSIHQQDRTAKPRRIIPQTSERTLDAPGLVDDYYLNLLDWGSANVLAIALGNTVYLWDASNGSTSELVTVDEENGPITSVSWAPDGRHIAVGLNNSEVHLWDTASDKQLRTLRGGHRQRVGSLAWNNRILTTGGMDGRIINNDVRIRSPIVETYRGHEQEVCGLKWSASGQQLASGGNDNLLYIWDRGTASSSSPTQWLHRLEDHTSAVRSLAWCPFQRNLLATGGGSGDQSIKFWNTHTGACLNSVDTGSQVCSLLWNKNERELLSSHGFTQNQLTLWKYPSMVKMGELNGHTSRVLYMAQSPDGCTVATAAADETLRFWNAFGTPEVVTKAAPKARAEPFSHMNRIR, encoded by the exons ATGGATTCAGGATCTTTGAGTTCTCCCGCCGTCAAAATTGAATCACGCTATCCTCTTCGGAGAAAGACTTCCAGAGAGAAT TTGGACAGATTCATACCGAATAGATCGGCAATGGACTTCGATTTTGCTCACTACATGCTGACAGAAGGAGCTAAAGGTAAGGAAAACCCAGTTGTGTGCTCCCCTTCCAGACAGGCTTACAGGAAGCTACTTGCAGAAGCTTTAAACATGAACCGGACCAGGATTCTAGCTTTCAAGAACAAGCCGCCTACGCCAGTTGATTTGATCCCTCATGAGATTACTTTATCAATTCATCAACAAGACAGAACCGCCAAGCCCAGGCGAATTATTCCTCAG ACTTCTGAGAGGACATTGGATGCTCCTGGCCTTGTGGATGATTATTACCTCAATTTATTGGATTGGGGAAGTGCCAATGTTCTTGCAATAGCACTTGGAAACACAGTGTATTTGTGGGATGCATCAAACGGTTCCACTTCAGAACTCGTTACCGTGGATGAAGAAAATGGCCCGATCACATCCGTAAGCTGGGCTCCTGATGGGCGTCATATTGCTGTTGGTTTGAACAACTCTGAAGTTCATCTGTGGGATACGGCTTCAGATAAGCAG TTGAGAACTTTAAGAGGTGGGCATAGGCAGCGTGTGGGGTCTTTGGCATGGAACAATCGCATACTAACAACTGGAGGGATGGATGGTAGAATCATCAATAATGATGTAAGAATTAGATCACCCATTGTTGAAACATACAGAGGGCATGAGCAAGAAGTTTGTGGGTTGAAATGGTCTGCTTCAGGTCAACAATTAGCCAGTGGTGGGAATGATAATCTACTTTATATCTGGGATAGAGGTACAGCATCTTCTAGTTCCCCAACACAGTGGCTCCACAGGCTTGAGGATCATACATCTGCAGTAAGGTCACTTGCTTGGTGTCCTTTCCAAAGGAATTTGCTAGCTACTGGTGGAGGTAGTGGCGATCAAAGCATCAAGTTTTGGAATACACACACAGGTGCATGCTTGAACTCAGTTGACACTGGGTCTCAGGTATGTTCCCTGTTGTGGAACAAGAATGAGAGGGAGTTGCTCAGCTCTCATGGATTTACACAGAATCAACTAACACTTTGGAAATATCCTTCAATGGTGAAGATGGGAGAGCTCAATGGTCACACTTCAAGAGTTCTTTATATGGCGCAGAGCCCGGATGGTTGCACAGTGGCAACAGCAGCCGCAGACGAAACATTGAGGTTTTGGAATGCTTTTGGCACTCCAGAAGTAGTCACCAAAGCTGCACCAAAAGCGAGAGCAGAGCCATTTTCACATATGAATCGCATTCGATAA
- the LOC123906213 gene encoding uncharacterized protein LOC123906213 has protein sequence MSSYANKKRRDLSFHVGEWVFLNLRPHRQQSVIRRISQKLAARFYGPFKIVGNVGEVAYKLKLPNHSRIHPRFHVSLLKKAIGNYETQGELPADLEVSDDIDAYPEQIMGSRVTVKEGVIVQQSLIKWKHKSLNDVTWEDNAFLAGQFPEFSLEDNDCFEGREC, from the exons ATGTCTAGTTATGCTAACAAGAAAAGAAGAGATTTGAGCTTTCATGTCGGTGAGTGGGTTTTTCTGAACTTGCGTCCTCATAGGCAACAATCAGTGATAAGGAGAATCAGTCAAAAGCTTGCTGCACGTTTTTATGGCCCATTTAAAATTGTTGGTAACGTTGGAGAGGTGGCATACAAGTTGAAACTCCCAAATCACTCTCGCATTCATCCTAGATTTCATGTATCCTTGTTGAAGAAAGCCATTGGCAACTATGAGACACAAGGAGAACTTCCTGCAGATTTGGAGGTTTCTGATGACATTGATGCTTATCCTGAGCAGATTATGGGGTCTAGAGTAACTGTCAAGGAAGGAGTGATTGTACAACAGAGCTTGATTAAGTGGAAACATAAGTCTCTTAATGATGTCACATGGGAAGATAATGCCTTTCTAGCTGGTCAGTTTCCTGAATTCAGTCTTGAGGACAATGACTGTTTTGAAGGGAGGGAGT GTTGA
- the LOC123906212 gene encoding mRNA export factor GLE1-like, which translates to MGALKLELHHTSQRVGDNDIDADLDPEPDWSFDALVSELNALENKLGVNSSTQPLHFHKTTSRLNLSGGKEIEKGRSFVFCAPEYETESEDDDDDDKALVSASTGKRFNYDELYLSDSDDDSDVDPAFEVQPYLMNKVGEVEGALIELTQEHQLRVKDEIRSKISVLETSLLNESQNSISSLLRVEKFKETRQELDKKFDTQYQRQIAEALDSHLTAVQRDRELRSQIEERKIRNDAAHEEAKKKVAMQEEKQQKEKAKAEAEAKLKAEEVKQAALEAERKATTEAKSKAAMEAEKRAAAEAERRAEKDAKESTKSSPLNTETKESGYVYRAAANALNIEQGRLQKLKELCEGNQVMRSSSKQDYTRYESHISRNIKTIRGISHNVRSKASELINLLNDRQCPQSISAEIFVKKVVSSCSSPGSAPFAIAYVIVLITSKVPYVMDLLLAELHRACLYTVPKHMVYKTSIFQSKEAYFRSIGYREDGEKLEGTEDYLKRLESYMKLYGALVQTEIPNIQNLHGLQEGWAWLARFLNYMPANLYTAVSLDTFLQMAGFALFQRYKSQFLKMLNAISDNFLVGLKSQNVPESTRIVANIKAYIEDKKFCQVPEGRKLQSDTMSRVLM; encoded by the exons at GGGAGCACTAAAATTGGAACTTCATCATACTTCACAAAGAGTAGGTGACAATGACATTGATGCTGACCTTGATCCTGAACCTGATTGGAGTTTCGATGCTCTTGTCTCCGAGCTCAATGCTTTGGAGAACAAACTCGGCGTTAATTCTTCCACTCAACCATTGCATTTTCATAAAACAACATCAAG GCTTAACTTATCTGGTGGGAAAGAAATTGAGAAAGGTAGAAGTTTTGTATTTTGTGCCCCTGAGTATGAGACGGAGAGCGAGGATGACGATGACGATGACAAAGCGTTAGTGTCAGCCAGCACCGGCAAACGCTTCAATTATGATGAACTTTATCTGAG CGACAGTGATGATGATTCCGATGTTGACCCTGCTTTTGAAGTGCAACCTTACCTAATGAATAAAGTTGGGGAGGTAGAAGGTGCCTTAATTGAATTGACACAGGAACACCAGCTGAGGGTTAAG GATGAAATTAGGAGTAAGATCTCAGTATTAGAGACATCTCTACTGAATGAAAGTCAGAACTCCATTTCTTCCCTTCTTCGAGTTGAGAAATTCAAAGAAACAAGGCAGGAGTTGGATAAAAAGTTTGACACTCAATATCAGCGCCAAAT TGCAGAAGCACTTGATAGTCACTTGACAGCTGTTCAACGGGACCGTGAACTCAGATCACAAATAGAAGAAAGGAAAATAAGAAATGATGCAGCGCATGAAGAAGCCAAGAAAAAGGTTGCTATGCAAGAGGAAAAGCAACAGAAAGAAAAGGCTAAAGCTGAAGCAGAG GCCAAACTTAAAGCTGAGGAAGTAAAACAAGCTGCATTGGAAGCTGAAAGAAAAGCAACAACGGAAGCCAAATCAAAGGCAGCAATGGAAGCTGAAAAAAGAGCAGCAGCAGAAGCTGAAAGAAGAGCAGAAAAGGACGCCAAAGAAAGTACCAAATCAAGCCCATTAAATACTGAAACCAAGGAATCTG GTTATGTATATCGAGCTGCGGCAAATGCTTTAAATATAGAGCAGGGTAGGCTACAGAAACTGAAAGAGCTGTGTGAGGGAAACCAAGTTATGAGATCAAGTTCAAAACAG GATTATACCCGCTATGAGAGTCATATTTCCCGGAATATAAAGACAATAAGGGGAATAAGTCACAATGTAAG ATCAAAAGCAAGTGAACTTATTAATCTTTTGAATGATCGTCAATGCCCTCAATCAATCAGTGCTGAGATATTTGTTAAAAAG GTTGTTTCATCCTGTTCAAGCCCTGGTAGTGCTCCCTTTGCAATTGCCTATGTCATTGTTCTCATTACATCTAAG GTCCCATATGTAATGGATCTTTTGCTGGCTGAGCTTCATAGGGCCTGCCTTTATACCGTCCCAAAGCACATGGTCTACAAAACG TCTATCTTTCAATCAAAAGAGGCATACTTCAGAAGTATCGGTTATCGAGAAGACGGTGAAAAGTTGGAGGGTACAGAAGATTATTTAAAGCGGCTAGAATCGTATATGAAGTTGTACGGTGCACTGGTTCAG ACTGAAATTCCCAACATTCAAAATTTGCACGGTTTGCAAGAAGGTTGGGCGTGGCTTGCAAGGTTCTTGAATTATATGCCAGCCAATCTTTATACAGCTGTTTCACTCGATACATTCTTGCAA ATGGCTGGATTTGCTCTATTTCAAAGATATAAATCTCAGTTCTTAAAGATGCTGAACGCTATCTCAGACAACTTTTTAGTTGGTCTGAAATCACAAAATGTACCAGAATCGACAAGGATTGTTGCGAATATAAAGGCTTATATAGAAGATAAAAAGTTCTGTCAAGTGCCAGAAGGAAGGAAGCTGCAGTCAGATACGATGTCAAGAGTACTAATGTAA